The Setaria italica strain Yugu1 chromosome IX, Setaria_italica_v2.0, whole genome shotgun sequence genome has a window encoding:
- the LOC101765003 gene encoding protein NRT1/ PTR FAMILY 6.3 codes for MATILPETSSDGKALTDAWDYKGRPASRASTGGWGCAAMILGAELFERMTTLGIAVNLVPYMTGTMHLGNAAAANTVTNFIGTSFMLCLLGGFVADSYLGRYLTIAIFTAVQATGVMILTISTAAPGLRPPPCADAKGASPDCVPANGTQLGVLYLGLYLTALGTGGLKSSVSGFGSDQFDEAHDGERSKMLRFFNWFYFFVSIGALLAVTVLVYVQDNVGRRWGYGVCAAGILVGLAVFLLGTRKYRFKKLVGSPLTQVAAVTVAAWNKRALPVPSDPDMLYDVDDAAAAGADVKGKQKLPHSKECRFLDHAAIVDGESPANASKWTLNTRTDVEEVKQVVRMLPIWATTIMFWTIHAQMTTFSVAQAEVMDRGIGGSGFLIPAGSLTVFLIGSILLTVPLYDRLIAPVVKRLTGNPHGLSPLQRVFVGLFLSVAGMAVAALIERHRQTTSKHGVTITVFLLMPQFVLVGAGEAFTYMGQLAFFLRECPKGMKTMSTGLFLSTCAIGFFFSTLLVTIVGKVTGHDGHGGWLADNLNDGRLDYFYWLLGVISTINLVFFTLAAKGYVYKEKRLADAGIELADEEAIAVGH; via the exons ATGGCCACCATTCTGCCGGAGACGTCGTCGGACGGCAAGGCCCTGACGGATGCCTGGGACTACAAGGGCCGCCCGGCCAGCCGCGCCTCCACCGGCGGATGGGGTTGCGCCGCCATGATCCTAG GCGCGGAGCTGTTCGAGCGGATGACGACGCTGGGCATCGCGGTGAACCTGGTGCCGTACATGACCGGCACGATGCACCTCGGCAATGCCGCGGCCGCCAACACCGTGACAAACTTCATCGGCACCTCCTTCATGCTCTGCCTCCTCGGGGGGTTCGTCGCCGACAGCTACCTCGGCCGCTACCTCACCATCGCCATCTTCACCGCCGTCCAGGCCACG GGCGTGATGATCCTGACCatctcgacggcggcgccgggcctgcgcccgccgccgtgcgcggaCGCCAAGGGCGCGAGCCCCGACTGCGTTCCGGCCAACGGGACGCAGCTCGGGGTCCTCTACCTGGGCCTGTACCTGACGGCGCTCGGCACCGGCGGGCTCAAGTCCAGCGTGTCGGGGTTCGGGTCGGACCAGTTCGACGAGGCCCACGATGGCGAGCGCAGCAAGATGCTCCGGTTCTTCAACTGGTTCTACTTCTTCGTGAGCATCGGCGCGCTGCTGGCCGTCACGGTGCTGGTGTACGTGCAGGACAACGTCGGCCGCCGCTGGGGCTACGGCGTCTGCGCCGCCGGCATCCTCGTCGGGCTCGCCGTGTTCCTGCTCGGCACCAGGAAGTACCGGTTCAAGAAGCTGGTGGGGAGCCCGCTGACCCAGGTGGCCGCCGTGACGGTGGCGGCCTGGAACAAGCGCGCGCTGCCGGTGCCGTCGGACCCGGACATGCTCTACGACGTcgacgatgccgccgccgccggcgccgacgtcaAGGGCAAGCAGAAGCTGCCCCACAGCAAGGAATGCCG GTTCCTTGACCACGCGGCGATCGTCGACGGCGAGTCACCGGCGAACGCGAGCAAGTGGACGCTGAACACGCGgacggacgtggaggaggtgaAGCAGGTGGTGCGGATGCTGCCCATCTGGGCCACCACCATCATGTTCTGGACCATCCACGCGCAGATGACCACCTTCTCGGTGGCGCAGGCCGAGGTCATGGACCGCGGCATCGGCGGCTCGGGCTTCCTCATCCCCGCCGGCTCCCTCACCGTTTTCCTCATCGGCTCCATCCTCCTCACCGTGCCCCTCTACGACCGCCTCATCGCGCCCGTCGTCAAGCGCCTCACCGGCAACCCGCACGGCCTCAGCCCGCTCCAGCGGGTCTTCGTCGGCCTCTTCCTCTCCGTCGCCGGCATGGCCGTCGCCGCGCTCATCGAGCGCCACCGCCAGACCACCTCCAAGCACGGGGTCACGATCACCGTGTTCCTCCTCATGCCGCAGTTCGTGCTCGTCGGTGCCGGCGAGGCGTTCACGTACATGGGCCAGCTCGCCTTCTTCCTGCGCGAGTGCCCCAAGGGCATGAAGACCATGAGCACCGGGCTGTTCCTCAGCACCTGCGCCATCGGGTTCTTCTTCAGCACGCTGCTTGTCACCATCGTCGGTAAGGTCACGGGTCACGACGGTCATGGCGGCTGGCTCGCGGATAACCTGAATGACGGGAGGCTCGACTACTTCTACTGGTTGCTAGGCGTGATCAGCACCATCAACCTTGTTTTCTTCACGCTCGCTGCCAAGGGGTACGTCTACAAGGAGAAACGCCTGGCCGACGCCGGCATCGAGCTCGCCGACGAGGAGGCCATAGCCGTCGGCCACTGA